From a single Halobacteriovorax sp. DA5 genomic region:
- a CDS encoding NADH-quinone oxidoreductase subunit J, with the protein MFINSMFLISAAATVIGAFLVAVSKNLMHACIYLLLTLFGVAGLYATLGADFLAATQLVVYAGGVVILMLFAIMLTGGIEQAYNKLGIKKVAAMGTTKTYTIAAIMMLVISFVLMKILAPVLKIQKHVQLEDMQSTVEEIGTKLITDHVLAFEISSILLLGALVGAAVISRPRRLKK; encoded by the coding sequence ATGTTTATTAACTCAATGTTTTTAATTTCAGCAGCGGCTACAGTTATAGGAGCATTCCTTGTCGCCGTTTCAAAAAATTTAATGCATGCATGTATCTACCTACTACTTACTCTTTTTGGAGTAGCTGGTCTTTATGCAACTTTAGGAGCTGACTTCTTAGCTGCTACTCAATTAGTTGTATATGCAGGTGGTGTTGTAATTCTCATGCTATTTGCCATCATGTTAACTGGTGGGATCGAACAAGCTTACAATAAGCTAGGGATCAAGAAAGTAGCAGCAATGGGAACAACTAAAACATACACTATTGCAGCAATCATGATGCTTGTAATCAGTTTTGTATTAATGAAAATCCTAGCACCTGTACTTAAAATTCAAAAACATGTGCAACTGGAAGATATGCAATCAACAGTAGAAGAGATCGGAACTAAGCTAATTACAGATCACGTACTAGCTTTCGAAATTTCTTCAATCCTTCTTTTAGGTGCACTTGTTGGTGCTGCAGTAATTTCTAGACCAAGGAGATTAAAAAAATGA
- the nuoK gene encoding NADH-quinone oxidoreductase subunit NuoK: MMTLSSYLLISFFLFLAGIAVMVARKNIIAILLGVELILNAAALNFAAYTRYANQNIDGNIMSLFIIIVAAAEAAVGLAIVIRFFQVKDSIHIDDATELKS, encoded by the coding sequence ATGATGACTTTATCTTCTTACTTACTAATTTCTTTCTTCTTATTCCTTGCAGGTATTGCAGTAATGGTAGCGAGAAAGAATATTATCGCGATCCTTCTTGGTGTTGAGCTAATTTTAAACGCAGCTGCTCTTAACTTTGCTGCGTACACAAGATACGCAAACCAGAATATTGACGGAAATATCATGTCTCTATTCATTATTATTGTTGCTGCTGCTGAAGCGGCCGTTGGTTTAGCAATCGTGATTCGTTTCTTCCAAGTTAAAGATTCGATTCATATTGATGATGCAACTGAACTAAAAAGTTAA
- a CDS encoding NADH-quinone oxidoreductase subunit L, giving the protein MDYTISSIAPIVLLPFFAFVINAFIASRFTRTAVAISCAAIAGSTIYAWRIFSDFVFGTYSANYHIHKVFTWFDLTGGGQEFVVNMGIYIDNMTAVLLMMVTAVATLIHVFSTWYMKDDMNYGRNGRFFTYMSLFTSAMLGLALSDNLFSVFIFWELMGFCSYSLIGHYYEKEVAGAANVKAFMTTRVGDVFFLLGIVALWTVVGSVSFVDLYKAIDAGGLAGQAVLGIPLATFAGFCIFMGTIGKSAQFPLNVWLPDAMNGPTPCSALIHAATMVAAGVYLSLRIYPLLDAGGLLTLVAYIGGITAFGAATIALVQTDFKAVLAFSTISQLGYMVLGIGVGSYNAAFMHLITHAVFKACLFLAAGSVIHSLHDHHTHAHVQEMPRMGGLRHKMKFTWIAMWCCTLAIAGIPFFSGFVSKDRILGDALIEALHSPVMIAPAVLGFMGALLTAFYMCRMMFLAFHGKPRDKEVYDHCHEEKLTWNRNVPLLILAVFTLGVWFSGSLTGQGFVKVADKANGKYEWFQTLIQKPKKGQFENYKREQLGQIDVREKGTFTTSKYDSTYGLSEEEAHHIHQVHYIGAGMSIVIAFSGVFIAMMMYLWGKWNPGFWVNSFNRYYRTLQNKYFMDDLYIGGFIKKGLLPFNNLLAKFDMGFYDRYAVDGWASVTKFIMRVSAWFDNLFVDTMMVDGTGASVRLFNVILRTFQNGKIQFYIAMIILVLFGYILAL; this is encoded by the coding sequence ATGGATTATACGATTTCAAGTATTGCTCCAATTGTTCTACTACCGTTCTTTGCTTTCGTGATAAATGCGTTTATCGCTTCACGTTTTACTAGAACAGCTGTAGCAATCAGTTGTGCAGCAATCGCAGGTTCGACAATTTATGCGTGGAGAATTTTTAGCGACTTCGTTTTCGGAACGTACTCTGCTAATTATCACATTCACAAAGTATTCACTTGGTTTGACCTAACTGGTGGTGGGCAAGAGTTCGTAGTAAACATGGGTATCTATATTGATAACATGACTGCTGTACTTCTTATGATGGTTACGGCCGTTGCTACACTTATCCACGTTTTCTCAACTTGGTATATGAAAGATGACATGAACTACGGTAGAAACGGTCGTTTCTTCACTTATATGTCACTCTTTACTTCTGCAATGCTTGGTCTTGCACTTTCAGATAACTTATTTTCAGTATTTATCTTTTGGGAGCTTATGGGATTCTGTTCATACTCTCTAATTGGTCACTACTACGAGAAAGAAGTTGCTGGTGCTGCTAACGTTAAGGCCTTCATGACAACAAGAGTAGGGGATGTTTTCTTCCTTCTAGGTATTGTTGCTCTTTGGACTGTTGTTGGTTCAGTAAGTTTTGTAGACCTATATAAAGCAATCGATGCTGGTGGATTAGCTGGTCAGGCGGTACTTGGTATCCCTCTAGCAACATTTGCAGGTTTCTGTATCTTTATGGGAACAATTGGTAAGTCAGCGCAATTCCCTTTAAACGTTTGGCTACCAGATGCGATGAATGGTCCAACTCCATGTTCTGCACTTATCCACGCTGCGACAATGGTTGCTGCTGGTGTTTATCTTTCACTAAGAATTTACCCGCTTCTTGATGCTGGTGGACTATTAACTCTTGTTGCTTATATCGGTGGTATTACTGCTTTCGGTGCTGCAACAATTGCACTAGTTCAAACAGACTTTAAAGCGGTACTAGCTTTCTCAACAATCTCTCAACTAGGTTACATGGTACTTGGTATTGGTGTTGGGTCATATAATGCTGCATTCATGCACCTGATTACACACGCTGTTTTCAAGGCATGTTTATTCCTAGCTGCTGGTTCTGTAATTCACTCACTTCACGATCACCACACGCATGCTCACGTACAAGAGATGCCAAGAATGGGTGGTCTAAGACATAAAATGAAATTTACTTGGATTGCAATGTGGTGTTGTACTCTTGCAATTGCAGGTATTCCTTTCTTCTCAGGTTTCGTATCGAAAGATAGAATTCTAGGAGATGCTTTAATTGAGGCACTTCACTCACCAGTAATGATCGCTCCGGCCGTTCTTGGTTTCATGGGTGCACTTCTTACAGCTTTCTATATGTGTCGTATGATGTTCCTTGCTTTCCACGGTAAGCCAAGAGACAAAGAAGTTTACGATCACTGTCATGAAGAAAAGCTTACTTGGAACAGAAACGTACCTCTACTTATCCTAGCGGTATTTACTCTTGGTGTTTGGTTCTCTGGTTCATTAACAGGACAAGGTTTTGTTAAAGTTGCAGATAAAGCAAACGGAAAATATGAGTGGTTCCAAACTTTAATTCAAAAACCTAAGAAAGGTCAGTTTGAAAATTATAAGCGTGAGCAACTTGGACAAATTGATGTACGTGAAAAAGGTACATTTACAACTTCTAAGTACGACTCAACTTACGGACTTTCTGAAGAAGAAGCACACCACATCCACCAGGTTCACTATATTGGTGCTGGTATGTCGATTGTGATTGCTTTTTCTGGTGTGTTCATCGCGATGATGATGTACCTATGGGGTAAATGGAATCCAGGATTCTGGGTTAATTCGTTTAACCGTTATTACAGAACTCTACAGAATAAATACTTTATGGATGATCTTTATATTGGTGGTTTCATCAAGAAGGGACTACTTCCATTTAACAACCTATTAGCTAAGTTTGACATGGGATTCTATGACAGATACGCCGTTGATGGTTGGGCTTCAGTTACGAAGTTTATTATGAGAGTTTCTGCGTGGTTCGATAACTTATTTGTCGACACAATGATGGTAGATGGTACTGGTGCAAGTGTACGTTTATTTAACGTTATCTTAAGAACTTTCCAAAACGGGAAGATCCAGTTCTACATCGCAATGATTATTTTAGTACTATTTGGTTATATTTTAGCTTTATAA
- the nuoH gene encoding NADH-quinone oxidoreductase subunit NuoH: MNSTIVSYLSQAPGYSMAVDALSKLLGTDATGIVTFLLFLVFSLIVVGALATVGGLGTYAERKISADLQMRQGPNRVGPFGILQFLADGVKMLLKEDVVPRDADKFLFNIAPLLALVGVFMSLAVVPFSSGFTLTHLNVGVFYLLGVSSLVGVGIFLGGYASNSKWSMLGGMRGASQIISYEVPVTLSILAIVIMTGSLSFKTITEAQGGLPHQWFVLHNPFTFIGFFVLFIGALAETNRAPFDLPEAESELVSGYHTEFTGMKFAFFALAEYIEVFVVCGVCAALFLGGYQVPFGLGSGEFVNKLIPSAHPMIGKQIGNFLQLGSFVTKTLALYYVVIWIRWTLPRMRVDSLMVLCWKYLTPIALFNMIGCAVWLYLFNGKSMWAILGKVIASASAGAGGH, encoded by the coding sequence ATGAATTCAACGATTGTATCGTATTTATCACAAGCACCAGGCTACTCAATGGCCGTGGATGCACTATCAAAACTTTTAGGAACTGATGCAACTGGAATCGTAACGTTTTTACTTTTCTTAGTTTTCTCATTAATCGTTGTTGGAGCTCTTGCTACAGTTGGTGGTCTTGGTACTTATGCTGAAAGAAAGATTTCTGCTGACCTTCAAATGAGACAGGGTCCTAACCGTGTTGGTCCTTTTGGTATTCTTCAGTTTTTAGCTGACGGTGTGAAGATGCTTCTTAAAGAAGATGTTGTTCCACGTGATGCTGACAAGTTCTTGTTTAACATTGCACCACTTCTTGCACTAGTTGGTGTTTTCATGTCACTTGCTGTTGTACCATTCTCAAGTGGATTTACTCTAACTCACCTTAATGTTGGTGTTTTCTACTTACTAGGTGTTTCATCATTAGTAGGTGTAGGTATTTTCCTTGGTGGTTATGCATCTAACTCTAAATGGTCAATGCTTGGTGGTATGAGGGGTGCTTCACAAATCATCTCTTACGAAGTTCCAGTAACTCTTTCAATTCTAGCAATTGTTATCATGACTGGTTCACTATCATTTAAAACAATTACAGAAGCTCAGGGTGGATTACCACACCAATGGTTTGTTCTTCATAACCCATTTACTTTTATTGGGTTCTTCGTACTTTTTATTGGTGCACTTGCTGAAACAAACAGAGCTCCTTTTGATCTACCTGAAGCGGAATCAGAACTTGTATCTGGTTACCACACTGAATTTACAGGTATGAAGTTTGCATTCTTTGCACTTGCAGAATACATCGAAGTTTTCGTTGTTTGTGGTGTTTGTGCTGCTTTATTCCTAGGTGGTTATCAAGTTCCTTTCGGTCTTGGTTCAGGTGAATTCGTAAATAAACTTATTCCTTCAGCTCACCCTATGATCGGTAAGCAAATTGGAAACTTTTTACAACTTGGATCTTTCGTAACTAAGACTCTTGCTCTTTATTACGTTGTAATTTGGATCAGATGGACACTACCAAGAATGAGAGTTGACTCTCTTATGGTACTTTGTTGGAAATATCTAACTCCAATTGCACTATTTAATATGATTGGTTGTGCTGTATGGCTTTACCTATTTAACGGTAAGTCTATGTGGGCAATTCTTGGAAAAGTAATCGCATCTGCATCTGCTGGTGCGGGCGGACACTAA
- a CDS encoding peptidylprolyl isomerase has protein sequence MYGKIILVLLLALGLEAAPKKVVAEVNGQKITKEELDQAYLLNKYVVSDDPVTMKKVLTDLINKKLGVEKAKKAKLDQDPIVVRKLEEVIFNAQVSKDLEGEFQKIKVTDADVKRFYSEFPEYRTAHILLRVRVAPSENEINAAQKKIFEIHEQVTQEPSKFAELANKFSQSPNAHTGGDVGYQPAFFMAPEYFAAIKGKKDGFITRPVRTQLGYHVIKVLGVKKYEDINLGAYKKFVYDRKRDKIIEDYFAGLRKKANIKILDKNLK, from the coding sequence ATGTACGGTAAAATCATTTTAGTTTTACTACTTGCACTAGGACTAGAAGCTGCACCAAAAAAAGTTGTAGCAGAAGTTAATGGTCAGAAAATTACAAAAGAAGAGTTAGATCAAGCTTACTTATTAAATAAGTATGTTGTTTCTGATGATCCTGTAACAATGAAGAAAGTGCTTACAGACCTTATTAATAAAAAATTAGGTGTGGAAAAAGCAAAGAAAGCAAAGTTAGATCAAGATCCAATTGTTGTAAGAAAGCTTGAAGAAGTAATATTCAATGCACAAGTTTCAAAAGATCTGGAAGGAGAATTCCAGAAAATTAAGGTAACTGATGCAGATGTAAAGAGATTCTATAGTGAATTCCCAGAGTACCGTACAGCTCATATCTTACTAAGAGTTAGAGTTGCTCCTTCAGAAAATGAGATTAATGCTGCTCAAAAGAAGATTTTCGAAATTCATGAACAAGTTACTCAAGAGCCATCTAAATTTGCTGAACTTGCAAACAAATTCTCACAATCACCAAATGCTCACACTGGTGGAGATGTAGGATATCAACCAGCTTTCTTTATGGCACCTGAGTATTTTGCGGCCATCAAGGGTAAGAAAGACGGATTTATCACTCGTCCAGTACGCACACAACTTGGTTATCATGTAATCAAGGTACTTGGTGTGAAAAAGTATGAAGATATCAATCTTGGCGCTTACAAAAAGTTTGTTTATGACAGGAAGCGCGATAAAATTATCGAAGATTATTTCGCAGGCTTACGTAAAAAAGCCAATATTAAAATTTTAGACAAAAATCTAAAGTAA
- the mfd gene encoding transcription-repair coupling factor, which produces MLKNDMDLFAPLRTKLESWLDTRQHDLTIDGINREHWAFAKFLLQEKNGKINPSNLFIFEDYDDAEQFYELVKTSFSKTKLVFYPGLDASPYSGMFASESAQLARHSALEKIIRSENKELIVITSIESLGLKVPPANFFSDTKIEINESDIISPDELAGKLVQLGYSSSFTVEEQGTFSKKGEIFDIYPVGHHPIRIHYFDEMIEEIYEIDKETLKTIKDKKLDSIIIAPGPTIFCESQYSNNLRNNIPRPRANQRELLEKRNDIFSKLSSGMLFENHPIYTPLFFNTEETRTLLDYIDDNWLVSIFDRDNVEDFYSNYCDELAKDFEDCEELLPEPKYFYDLSTIERLRDIACLNLNHLNITVNLDNDSNIVDLGFRPFKSYISYHDINYLVKKEFLTGLFKHIKSEFKYSGKIIFTIQNENSRKEIEHLIETFEVDGEIKKRIEFVPFKLSEGFFYPSDKLLTISDSDLFSIRRDKAKVSKIHDYDLFAEQLASLKEGDYIIHSKHGIGKYLGLEAMDIGGSKTDYLVLLYKGNDKVFVPIYKMNLIQKHAGGELNVNVDSLRTNKFSALTSRARESIKKLAFDLLKLQAERASAKAFQFSPPDHDYKEFELSFPFNETPDQKNAIDSVIDKMQASTAMDFLVCGDVGFGKTEVAMRAAFKAVLDGKQVAVLVPTTVLALQHYNSFVKRFEKFPVRIDYLSRFKTGKDEKETKEKLEKGEIDIIVGTHKLLGKTIRYKDLGLVIVDEEQRFGVGHKNQLKLLKSSVDFLTLTATPIPRTLQLSFLGLKDLALIKTAPPRRQSIKTYVIKEDDHTIQSAINRELKRGGQVFIVHNRVQDIENYTAYIRELVPDAKIVFAHGQMAEKELESRISAFYSGAYQILISTTIIESGIDIPNANTMIVDRADRYGLAQLHQLRGRIGRSDKKAYCYFVVPNNRNITEVAAKRLKALQTYADMGSGFQIANCDLEIRGAGDILGAHQSGHIEAIGLELYMELLTEAIQELRGEKKVITKDIEINTPFAAFIPAHFISESSERLKYYKQLSNSKSIDEITALKETIFDIYGPGPEEFNQLIAILEARSHLMPCGVKSAQLIDNTIVFQFDQNMVEANEQLRNNILNNFLAMPRKYRFTPDFKLIFTNKTTISPSGLVEFCQEIAEKIVPS; this is translated from the coding sequence ATGTTAAAAAACGACATGGATTTATTTGCACCACTACGCACAAAACTAGAAAGCTGGTTAGACACTAGGCAACACGACCTTACCATTGACGGTATTAACAGGGAGCACTGGGCATTTGCTAAGTTCTTGTTACAAGAAAAAAATGGTAAAATTAATCCATCGAATTTATTTATTTTTGAAGATTATGATGATGCAGAACAATTCTATGAGCTAGTCAAAACAAGCTTTTCTAAAACAAAACTTGTTTTCTACCCAGGACTAGACGCGTCACCATATTCCGGAATGTTTGCGTCAGAAAGTGCACAACTTGCCCGACACTCAGCATTAGAAAAAATAATCCGTTCAGAAAATAAAGAATTAATAGTTATCACTTCAATAGAATCTCTTGGACTAAAAGTTCCACCAGCTAATTTCTTTAGCGATACAAAAATTGAAATTAATGAATCTGATATAATTTCTCCTGACGAGTTAGCAGGAAAATTAGTTCAACTTGGCTACAGTTCTTCTTTCACTGTTGAGGAACAAGGGACATTTTCTAAGAAAGGTGAAATCTTTGATATTTATCCAGTTGGTCATCATCCAATTCGAATTCATTACTTCGATGAAATGATTGAAGAAATTTATGAAATTGATAAAGAAACATTAAAGACTATTAAAGATAAAAAACTTGATTCAATTATTATAGCACCTGGGCCAACTATTTTTTGTGAATCTCAGTATTCAAATAATCTAAGAAATAATATTCCGCGACCTAGAGCAAATCAAAGAGAGTTATTAGAAAAAAGAAATGATATCTTCAGTAAGCTTTCAAGCGGAATGCTTTTTGAAAATCATCCGATTTATACACCACTCTTTTTTAATACAGAAGAAACTCGCACACTACTCGATTATATAGATGATAATTGGCTAGTTTCAATTTTTGATCGCGATAATGTAGAAGACTTCTATTCTAATTATTGTGATGAGCTAGCTAAAGATTTTGAAGACTGTGAAGAATTACTTCCTGAACCAAAATATTTTTATGACTTATCAACAATTGAGCGACTGAGAGATATTGCTTGTCTAAATCTCAACCATTTAAATATTACTGTTAACCTTGATAATGACAGTAATATTGTCGATCTAGGATTTAGACCTTTTAAATCTTATATCTCTTACCACGATATTAATTACTTAGTTAAAAAGGAATTTTTAACAGGTCTTTTTAAGCATATTAAAAGTGAATTTAAATATTCTGGAAAAATCATTTTCACAATTCAAAATGAAAATTCACGCAAAGAAATTGAACACTTAATTGAAACATTTGAAGTTGATGGTGAGATAAAAAAAAGAATTGAGTTTGTACCATTTAAATTAAGTGAAGGCTTCTTCTACCCTAGTGATAAATTACTTACTATTTCAGATAGTGATCTATTTTCAATTAGAAGAGATAAGGCCAAGGTTTCAAAAATTCACGACTACGATCTCTTTGCAGAACAACTTGCTTCACTGAAAGAAGGTGACTACATCATCCACTCTAAGCACGGTATTGGAAAATATCTAGGTTTAGAAGCAATGGACATTGGTGGTTCTAAAACAGACTATTTGGTTCTTCTTTATAAAGGTAATGATAAAGTATTCGTACCAATTTATAAGATGAATCTAATTCAAAAGCATGCTGGCGGCGAACTTAATGTTAATGTCGATAGCTTAAGAACTAATAAGTTCTCTGCACTAACTTCTAGAGCACGTGAATCGATTAAAAAGTTAGCTTTTGATCTTTTAAAGCTTCAAGCAGAAAGAGCTTCTGCTAAGGCTTTTCAATTTTCTCCTCCTGATCATGACTATAAAGAGTTTGAGCTTTCATTCCCATTCAATGAAACGCCAGACCAGAAAAATGCCATCGATTCAGTAATTGATAAAATGCAAGCAAGTACAGCGATGGATTTTCTTGTGTGTGGAGACGTTGGTTTTGGTAAAACAGAAGTGGCCATGCGAGCAGCTTTTAAAGCAGTACTTGATGGAAAACAAGTAGCAGTATTAGTTCCAACAACGGTTCTTGCCCTTCAACATTATAATTCTTTTGTTAAACGCTTTGAAAAGTTTCCAGTTCGAATTGATTATCTTTCACGTTTTAAAACTGGAAAGGATGAGAAAGAAACAAAGGAAAAATTAGAAAAAGGCGAAATTGATATTATCGTTGGTACTCATAAACTTCTTGGTAAAACTATTCGTTATAAAGATTTAGGTCTTGTTATTGTCGATGAAGAACAACGCTTTGGTGTTGGCCATAAAAACCAACTTAAACTGCTTAAGTCATCAGTTGATTTCTTAACGTTAACAGCAACTCCAATTCCTAGAACGTTACAATTATCTTTCTTAGGACTTAAGGATCTTGCACTAATTAAGACGGCTCCTCCAAGAAGGCAGTCTATTAAAACTTATGTTATTAAAGAAGACGATCATACGATTCAATCGGCCATTAATCGTGAATTAAAGCGTGGTGGCCAGGTCTTTATCGTACACAATCGCGTTCAAGATATAGAAAATTACACTGCATATATTAGGGAGCTAGTTCCTGATGCAAAGATTGTTTTTGCTCACGGACAGATGGCCGAAAAAGAACTCGAGTCTCGAATCTCTGCTTTCTATAGTGGTGCTTACCAAATCCTTATTTCAACGACTATTATCGAATCTGGAATTGATATACCAAATGCAAACACAATGATTGTTGATCGTGCAGATCGCTATGGACTAGCGCAGCTTCATCAACTTCGTGGACGAATTGGTCGATCAGACAAGAAGGCTTACTGTTACTTTGTCGTTCCAAATAATCGCAATATAACTGAAGTAGCGGCCAAAAGACTAAAGGCACTACAAACTTATGCTGACATGGGAAGTGGCTTTCAAATTGCAAATTGTGACCTTGAAATTCGTGGTGCAGGAGATATTCTCGGTGCTCACCAATCAGGACATATCGAGGCCATTGGTCTTGAGCTTTATATGGAACTTCTTACAGAAGCAATTCAAGAACTTCGCGGTGAAAAGAAAGTTATCACGAAGGATATCGAAATCAATACTCCGTTTGCAGCATTCATTCCTGCTCACTTTATTAGTGAATCGAGTGAGCGCTTAAAATATTACAAGCAGCTATCTAACTCAAAATCGATCGATGAAATTACTGCATTGAAAGAAACAATCTTTGATATCTATGGGCCAGGCCCTGAGGAATTTAATCAGCTTATTGCTATTCTTGAGGCACGCTCTCACCTTATGCCTTGTGGTGTAAAGTCAGCGCAATTAATAGACAATACTATCGTATTTCAATTTGATCAGAATATGGTTGAAGCCAATGAACAGCTTCGAAATAATATTTTAAATAACTTCTTAGCAATGCCTCGAAAATATCGTTTCACACCGGACTTCAAGCTAATTTTTACGAATAAAACGACAATATCTCCGAGTGGATTAGTCGAGTTCTGTCAGGAAATTGCGGAAAAAATAGTTCCATCTTAG
- a CDS encoding PdxA family protein yields MIYVTAGHERGIGLEVFLKAWSLLSSSQQEEFHLFVGDEFKNDLPSELKYTLVQKPYSHNALEQACDRCGPNDILVTMPTTKNELFFDGKPVSGHTEYFRKRYQNENLVMFFKSYDANFLLITDHIPLREVATKINHELIHSKIKICVDNYKKYFGHLNDVIISGINPHAGEGGILGTEEKEIVKAIKDLDLSERIIGPLPADGLFLNDSFASDKLYVYMYHDQGLAPFKTMFKSKGANITLGMPYLRLSVDHGTAFDLFGKDSANYMGCYYVLKLALKVIKK; encoded by the coding sequence ATGATCTATGTTACTGCTGGCCATGAAAGAGGAATAGGACTTGAAGTTTTTTTAAAAGCTTGGAGCCTTCTTTCATCAAGTCAGCAGGAAGAATTTCACCTCTTTGTTGGTGATGAATTCAAAAACGATCTACCATCTGAATTAAAATATACACTTGTTCAAAAACCCTATTCTCACAACGCACTAGAACAGGCTTGTGACCGATGTGGACCAAATGACATTCTCGTAACAATGCCTACAACTAAGAATGAACTTTTCTTTGATGGCAAACCTGTTTCAGGACACACAGAATACTTTCGTAAAAGATATCAAAACGAAAATCTCGTGATGTTCTTTAAGTCATATGATGCAAATTTTTTATTAATTACGGATCATATACCGCTTAGAGAAGTCGCAACAAAAATAAATCATGAGCTTATTCACAGTAAAATTAAAATCTGTGTTGATAATTACAAAAAATATTTCGGACATTTAAACGATGTCATTATTTCTGGTATTAATCCCCATGCTGGTGAAGGTGGGATACTAGGAACAGAAGAAAAAGAAATTGTTAAAGCTATTAAAGATCTTGATCTGAGTGAGAGAATTATTGGCCCACTTCCTGCTGATGGACTCTTTCTAAATGATAGTTTTGCAAGCGATAAGCTTTACGTCTACATGTACCATGACCAGGGATTAGCGCCATTTAAAACGATGTTTAAATCTAAGGGAGCAAATATCACTCTGGGAATGCCCTACCTTCGCCTAAGTGTTGATCACGGTACGGCATTTGATCTCTTTGGAAAGGATAGCGCCAATTATATGGGCTGCTATTATGTTTTAAAGTTAGCATTAAAGGTTATTAAAAAATGA
- a CDS encoding NADH-quinone oxidoreductase subunit A — translation MSQNFDVYMPVLILAAVAVVAFFGTLLVGRLVRPNNPTELKLTPYECGEEPTGTAWSNFNVRFYVIALVFLIFDVEGALMFPVATVYKNFVDIGQGGAVLGSLLLFIVILSLGLVYCWKKGDLDWVKSFQANINGKDK, via the coding sequence ATGTCGCAAAACTTTGACGTCTATATGCCGGTGTTAATTTTAGCCGCTGTAGCAGTAGTCGCTTTCTTTGGAACATTACTTGTCGGTCGTCTTGTAAGGCCAAATAATCCAACAGAATTGAAACTTACGCCATATGAATGTGGTGAGGAACCAACTGGTACTGCGTGGTCTAACTTTAACGTACGTTTCTATGTTATCGCTCTAGTATTCTTAATCTTTGATGTTGAAGGAGCTTTAATGTTCCCTGTTGCAACAGTTTATAAAAACTTTGTCGACATCGGACAGGGTGGTGCAGTTCTTGGATCACTTCTTCTATTCATTGTTATTTTAAGTTTAGGTTTAGTTTATTGCTGGAAGAAAGGTGACCTTGATTGGGTAAAATCTTTCCAAGCAAATATTAATGGAAAGGATAAATAA